A genomic window from Triticum urartu cultivar G1812 chromosome 7, Tu2.1, whole genome shotgun sequence includes:
- the LOC125523904 gene encoding disease resistance protein RGA5-like isoform X4, translated as MDLTEKDKEEPSRKRRETRKVLDPVRIAGKKRRNNDDRILEEDYKNVLIDNPTTATVSDPVIESSAKNEVEQSGAQLPVLEDISRLFDGSVSSSLGAMRPLVEKLGILLAPAQEHYKRLPKRIKEGVHLLKDDVEVISSYLDELSELEDPPPVAICWMNEARDLSYDMVSEHGTKTSKIIHVNVPRLPSKPKIAETISEFRIYVQEAFERHDRYKLQCCSTLRRRRFLSAGSMLPMPYDEVAQIVIDGRMNEFICSLAANDTAGQQQLKVVSVLGSGCLGKTTLANVLYERIEMQFECRAFIRVSRKSDMKRLFSDLFSQLHKKQPLPASCNELGISDNTSKHLQHKRYLIVIDDLWDASVWDIIKYAFPNGNCGSRIIITTQIEDVALTCCCDHTEHVFEMKPLDDAHSRMLFFNRLFGSENDCPAEFKQVSNEIIDICGGLPLATMNIASHLANQQTAVSLDLLTYIRDSLRSHLWSSSTSERTRQVLTLSYNNLPHYLKTCLLYLHMYPEGSIIWKDDLSMQWVAEASIVTQKGKGQYQDRLKKAAGICFDELIDRRFIQPSYINYNNEVLSCTVHDVVRELIAHKSAEENFIVVVDYNRKNIALSHKVRRLSLIFGDAKYAKTPENITKSQVRSLRFFGLFDCMPCIRDFKVLRVLNLQLSGHCGLHDPIDLTGISELFQLRYLKIASDVCIKLPNHIRGLQCLETLDVMDATRVTAIPWDIIHLPHLFHLALPVDTNLLGTMTDSVVSLWSLCKLNYLQDLYLTISSTPCSGHPEKNMESLGSLLEGHGSLKNIVVSHGPSVKDIVVPGASKVIISWDDLEPPPLLQRFECSPHSCVIFSQIPKWLKELGNLCILKMAVMELQMSSVDILRGLPALIDLSLYVQWAPGERIIFDKAAGFSVLKYFKLRCTSGIPWLKFEADAMPNLWKLTLGFNAIPRMDQHQLIRIEHMPDLKEISVKFGGAAAHIEYAVRSVVSNHPRNPTINMQLVNSSSYGDESTEQSLPINWAPESCAADAVADVEPLRRLSDNLATAFHSPDDFAFLADMCIAMPGAPDLHVHRYMLSVRSPFLHAFFARRASVEGNRLELWELLGEKVEVGYEALQLVLEYLYSARFHVLPRPACVCVDMDGCAHVSCHPVISFMVQVLFVTFTFQITELTNYFQRHLLDVLDDVEVDNLPLILSVANLCNKSCMKLLDRCLEMVVRSNLEMITLEKALPPDVMKQITDARLSLGLVSPEDKGFPYKHARRILRALDSSDVELVRMLLKEGQTNLDDAFALHYAVEHCNSKITTELLDIAHANVNHRNPRGYTVLHIAARRRDPKILVSLLTKGARPSDLTFDGRKAIQIAKRLTKHRDYFGITEEGKPSPKDRLCIEVLEQAERWDPQVGEASVSLARVGDCEPGKLLYLENRVGLARIHFPVEARVAMDIAQLDGTSEFILGSSADPPPEIQQATVDLNETSLIMNDEHLARMRALSKTVELVRRFFPRCSNVLDKIMDDESKLASLGKEASMEKRRFHDVHDSLQKAFSEDKESSCLTSL; from the exons ATGGACCTCACGGAGAAGGATAAGGAGGAGCCGTCGAGGAAAAGGAGGGAGACAAGGAAGGTGCTGGATCCTGTCAGGATTGcggggaagaagaggaggaacAATGATGACAGGATTCTTGAGGAGGATTACAAGAATGTCTTAATCGACAATCCAACCACAGCCACAG TTTCTGATCCTGTTATTGAATCAAGTGCCAAAAATGAAGTCGAGCAATCTGGTGCTCAACTGCCAGTCCTTGAGGATATCTCGAGGCTGTTTG ATGGTTCGGTGAGTTCTTCATTGGGCGCCATGAGACCCCTTGTTGAGAAGCTTGGCATACTGCTAGCTCCTGCTCAGGAACACTACAAGAGGTTGCCCAAGAGGATCAAGGAGGGGGTGCACCTTCTCAAGGATGATGTTGAGGTGATAAGCTCCTACCTTGATGAACTGTCAGAGTTGGAGGACCCTCCCCCGGTGGCCATATGCTGGATGAATGAGGCACGCGATTTGTCTTACGATATG GTGTCAGAACATGGTACCAAGACCAGTAAAATCATTCATGTTAATGTCCCTCGTCTTCCCAGTAAGCCCAAGATTGCAGAAACAATATCGGAATTCAGGATCTATGTCCAGGAGGCTTTTGAACGGCACGACAGGTATAAGCTCCAGTGTTGCAGCACCTTGAGGAGGCGTAGATTCTTGTCCGCTGGCAGTATGCTTCCAATGCCCTATGATGAAGTTGCACAAATTGTAATCGATGGGCGTATGAATGAGTTTATCTGCTCACTGGCCGCTAATGATACGGCAGGTCAGCAGCAGCTCAAGGTGGTATCTGTTCTTGGATCTGGGTGTCTTGGTAAAACTACACTTGCCAATGTGTTGTATGAAAGAATTGAGATGCAATTCGAATGCAGAGCTTTCATCCGAGTGTCCAGAAAGTCTGATATGAAGAGACTTTTCAGTGACTTGTTCTCGCAACTCCACAAGAAGCAGCCACTACCTGCCAGCTGTAATGAGCTTGGCATCAGCGACAATACCAGCAAACATCTGCAACATAAAAG GTATCTAATTGTTATTGATGATTTGTGGGATGCATCAGTGTGGGATATTATTAAATATGCTTTTCCAAATGGAAACTGTGGCAGCAGAATAATAATAACTACACAGATTGAAGATGTTGCATTAACATGTTGCTGTGATCATACAGAGCATGTTTTCGAGATGAAACCTCTCGATGATGCTCACTCAAGAATGCTATTCTTTAACAGGCTTTTTGGTTCGGAAAATGACTGTCCAGCAGAATTCAAACAAGTTTCAAACGAAATTATTGATATATGTGGTGGTTTGCCACTAGCGACAATGAACATAGCTAGTCATTTGGCGAACCAGCAAACAGCAGTTTCACTGGATTTGCTTACATACATACGTGATTCGTTGAGATCCCATTTGTGGTCAAGTTCTACTTCAGAAAGAACGAGACAAGTACTGACACTCAGCTACAATAATCTCCCTCATTATCTGAAGACATGTTTGTTGTATCTTCACATGTATCCAGAGGGCTCCATAATCTGGAAGGATGATCTTTCGATGCAATGGGTAGCTGAAGCCTCCATCGTTACACAAAAAGGGAAAGGGCAATATCAAGACCGGTTGAAGAAAGCTGCAGGAATCTGTTTTGATGAACTTATTGATAGAAGATTCATCCAACCTTCATATATCAACTACAACAATGAGGTATTGTCCTGTACGGTCCATGATGTAGTACGTGAACTTATTGCACACAAGTCTGCAGAAGAGAATTTCATTGTGGTAGTAGACTACAATCGAAAGAATATAGCACTTTCCCATAAGGTTCGCCGACTATCTCTCATCTTTGGTGATGCAAAATATGCCAAGACACCAGAAAACATCACAAAGTCACAGGTTCGATCACTCAGATTTTTTGGATTATTCGACTGTATGCCTTGTATTAGAGATTTCAAGGTTCTTCGTGTCCTAAATCTTCAACTATCTGGTCATTGTGGCCTCCATGACCCCATAGACCTCACTGGGATTTCAGAGCTGTTTCAGCTAAGATATTTGAAGATTGCAAGTGATGTTTGCATAAAACTACCAAACCATATACGAGGGCTGCAATGTTTGGAAACGCTGGATGTTATGGATGCAACAAGAGTCACTGCTATTCCATGGGATATTATACATCTCCCACACTTGTTCCACCTGGCTCTTCCGGTTGACACAAATCTGCTAGGCACCATGACTGATTCCGTCGTCAGTCTGTGGAGCCTTTGCAAGCTGAACTACCTGCAAGATCTTTATCTTACCATTTCTTCTACACCTTGTTCTGGCCATCCGGAGAAAAACATGGAATCTCTAGGCTCTTTACTAGAAGGACATGGCAGCCTGAAAAATATAGTCGTGTCTCATGGCCCATCGGTTAAAGATATTGTGGTTCCCGGTGCCTCAAAAGTAATCATTTCCTGGGATGACTTGGagcctccccctcttctccaGAGATTTGAATGCTCGCCACACAGCTGCGTCATATTTTCCCAAATTCCTAAATGGCTTAAAGAACTTGGTAACCTGTGCATTCTGAAGATGGCAGTAATGGAACTGCAGATGAGTTCTGTTGATATTCTCAGAGGATTGCCTGCCCTCATTGATCTGTCGCTGTATGTGCAGTGGGCACCAGGTGAAAGGATCATCTTTGACAAGGCGGCCGGGTTCTCAGTTCTCAAGTACTTCAAATTGAGGTGCACAAGTGGTATCCCGTGGCTAAAATTTGAGGCGGATGCAATGCCTAATCTCTGGAAGCTCACGCTAGGTTTCAATGCCATTCCCCGAATGGACCAACATCAACTAATCCGCATCGAGCATATGCCAGACCTTAAAGAGATCTCCGTAAAATTTGGGGGTGCAGCTGCTCATATAGAGTATGCCGTGAGGTCTGTCGTTAGTAATCATCCAAGAAATCCTACAATCAACATGCAATTGGTGAATTCTAGTTCCTATGGTGATGAAAGCACAGAACAGAGCCTTCCAATAAACTGGGCTCCCGAGTCATGTGCGGCCGATGCGGTTGCTGATGTGGAGCCACTCCGTCGCCTCTCTGACAACCTCGCCACAGCCTTCCACTCACCGGATGACTTCGCCTTCCTTGCCGATATGTGCATTGCCATGCCCGGCGCGCCCGACCTGCACGTGCACCGCTACATGCTCTCTGTGCGGAGTCCCTTCCTCCACGCATTCTTCGCACGCCGTGCCTCTGTGGAGGGCAACAGGTTGGAACTCTGGGAACTTCTGGGCGAGAAGGTGGAGGTCGGGTATGAGGCACTGCAGCTAGTGCTCGAGTACCTGTACAGCGCCCGCTTCCATGTCCTTCCCAGGCCGGCATGTGTCTGCGTCGACATGGATGGTTGCGCGCACGTCAGCTGCCACCCCGTCATCTCCTTCATGGTGCAGGTCCTCTTTGTTACATTCACCTTCCAGATCACCGAGCTCACCAACTACTTCCAG CGGCATCTCCTTGATGTCCTTGATGATGTTGAAGTGGATAACCTTCCATTGATATTATCTGTTGCAAACTTGTGCAATAAATCTTGCATGAAACTGCTCGATAGATGCCTTGAGATGGTAGTCCGGTCAAATCTTGAGATGATTACTCTTGAGAAAGCATTGCCTCCAGATGTTATGAAGCAAATTACTGATGCACGGCTAAGTCTTGGGTTAGTTTCACCTGAAGACAAGGGATTTCCTTACAAACATGCAAGAAGGATACTCAGAGCTCTTGACTCTAGTGATGTGGAGCTGGTGAGGATGCTGCTCAAGGAAGGGCAGACTAACCTTGATGATGCATTTGCATTGCACTATGCTGTAGAACATTGTAACTCAAAGATCACAACTGAACTTCTGGACATTGCACATGCAAATGTCAATCACAGAAATCCAAGAGGTTATACTGTTCTTCACATTGCTGCCAGGCGAAGAGATCCTAAAATTCTTGTCTCTCTTTTAACCAAAGGTGCTCGGCCTTCTGATCTTACATTTGATGGAAGAAAAGCAATTCAAATAGCAAAGAGACTCACAAAACATAGGGATTACTTTGGGATTACTGAAGAAGGAAAACCGTCTCCTAAAGATAGGTTATGCATTGAGGTACTGGAGCAAGCTGAAAGATGGGATCCACAAGTTGGAGAAGCATCGGTTTCTCTTGCAAGGGTTGGTGACTGTGAACCTGGAAAGTTGTTGTACCTTGAAAACCGAG TTGGTTTGGCAAGGATACATTTTCCAGTCGAGGCAAGAGTAGCAATGGACATTGCTCAACTGGATGGTACTTCGGAATTTATCCTTGGTTCTAGTGCAGATCCACCTCCAGAGATACAACAGGCAACTGTTGATCTAAATGAAACTTCTTTGATAATGAATGACGAACACTTGGCTCGGATGAGGGCCCTCTCCAAAACAG TTGAACTTGTTAGGCGCTTCTTTCCGCGTTGTTCGAATGTGCTGGACAAGATCATGGATGATGAATCTAAGCTGGCTTCTCTCGGAAAAGAAGCATCCATGGAGAAGAGGAGGTTCCATGACGTGCATGACTCGCTTCAGAAGGCATTCAGCGAGGACAAGGAGTCGTCTTGTTTGACAAGTTTATAG
- the LOC125523904 gene encoding disease resistance protein RGA5-like isoform X3 has translation MDLTEKDKEEPTRQLLDPIRITGKKDDDRILEEDYNSFLLDDPTTATVSDPVIESSAKNEVEQSGAQLPVLEDISRLFDGSVSSSLGAMRPLVEKLGILLAPAQEHYKRLPKRIKEGVHLLKDDVEVISSYLDELSELEDPPPVAICWMNEARDLSYDMVDYIDSLLFVPPDRFIKKRLKWYKQIAFIAQVSEHGTKTSKIIHVNVPRLPSKPKIAETISEFRIYVQEAFERHDRYKLQCCSTLRRRRFLSAGSMLPMPYDEVAQIVIDGRMNEFICSLAANDTAGQQQLKVVSVLGSGCLGKTTLANVLYERIEMQFECRAFIRVSRKSDMKRLFSDLFSQLHKKQPLPASCNELGISDNTSKHLQHKRYLIVIDDLWDASVWDIIKYAFPNGNCGSRIIITTQIEDVALTCCCDHTEHVFEMKPLDDAHSRMLFFNRLFGSENDCPAEFKQVSNEIIDICGGLPLATMNIASHLANQQTAVSLDLLTYIRDSLRSHLWSSSTSERTRQVLTLSYNNLPHYLKTCLLYLHMYPEGSIIWKDDLSMQWVAEASIVTQKGKGQYQDRLKKAAGICFDELIDRRFIQPSYINYNNEVLSCTVHDVVRELIAHKSAEENFIVVVDYNRKNIALSHKVRRLSLIFGDAKYAKTPENITKSQVRSLRFFGLFDCMPCIRDFKVLRVLNLQLSGHCGLHDPIDLTGISELFQLRYLKIASDVCIKLPNHIRGLQCLETLDVMDATRVTAIPWDIIHLPHLFHLALPVDTNLLGTMTDSVVSLWSLCKLNYLQDLYLTISSTPCSGHPEKNMESLGSLLEGHGSLKNIVVSHGPSVKDIVVPGASKVIISWDDLEPPPLLQRFECSPHSCVIFSQIPKWLKELGNLCILKMAVMELQMSSVDILRGLPALIDLSLYVQWAPGERIIFDKAAGFSVLKYFKLRCTSGIPWLKFEADAMPNLWKLTLGFNAIPRMDQHQLIRIEHMPDLKEISVKFGGAAAHIEYAVRSVVSNHPRNPTINMQLVNSSSYGDESTEQSLPINWAPESCAADAVADVEPLRRLSDNLATAFHSPDDFAFLADMCIAMPGAPDLHVHRYMLSVRSPFLHAFFARRASVEGNRLELWELLGEKVEVGYEALQLVLEYLYSARFHVLPRPACVCVDMDGCAHVSCHPVISFMVQVLFVTFTFQITELTNYFQRHLLDVLDDVEVDNLPLILSVANLCNKSCMKLLDRCLEMVVRSNLEMITLEKALPPDVMKQITDARLSLGLVSPEDKGFPYKHARRILRALDSSDVELVRMLLKEGQTNLDDAFALHYAVEHCNSKITTELLDIAHANVNHRNPRGYTVLHIAARRRDPKILVSLLTKGARPSDLTFDGRKAIQIAKRLTKHRDYFGITEEGKPSPKDRLCIEVLEQAERWDPQVGEASVSLARVGDCEPGKLLYLENRVGLARIHFPVEARVAMDIAQLDGTSEFILGSSADPPPEIQQATVDLNETSLIMNDEHLARMRALSKTVELVRRFFPRCSNVLDKIMDDESKLASLGKEASMEKRRFHDVHDSLQKAFSEDKESSCLTSL, from the exons ATGGACCTCACGGAGAAGGATAAGGAGGAGCCGACGAGGCAATTGCTGGATCCAATCAGGATTACGGGGAAGAAGGATGATGACAGGATTCTTGAGGAGGATTACAACAGTTTCTTGCTCGACGATCCAACCACAGCCACAG TTTCTGATCCTGTTATTGAATCAAGTGCCAAAAATGAAGTCGAGCAATCTGGTGCTCAACTGCCAGTCCTTGAGGATATCTCGAGGCTGTTTG ATGGTTCGGTGAGTTCTTCATTGGGCGCCATGAGACCCCTTGTTGAGAAGCTTGGCATACTGCTAGCTCCTGCTCAGGAACACTACAAGAGGTTGCCCAAGAGGATCAAGGAGGGGGTGCACCTTCTCAAGGATGATGTTGAGGTGATAAGCTCCTACCTTGATGAACTGTCAGAGTTGGAGGACCCTCCCCCGGTGGCCATATGCTGGATGAATGAGGCACGCGATTTGTCTTACGATATGGTAGATTACATTGACAGCTTATTATTTGTGCCGCCTGACCGTTTCATCAAAAAGAGGCTTAAGTGGTACAAACAAATTGCATTCATAGCGCAGGTGTCAGAACATGGTACCAAGACCAGTAAAATCATTCATGTTAATGTCCCTCGTCTTCCCAGTAAGCCCAAGATTGCAGAAACAATATCGGAATTCAGGATCTATGTCCAGGAGGCTTTTGAACGGCACGACAGGTATAAGCTCCAGTGTTGCAGCACCTTGAGGAGGCGTAGATTCTTGTCCGCTGGCAGTATGCTTCCAATGCCCTATGATGAAGTTGCACAAATTGTAATCGATGGGCGTATGAATGAGTTTATCTGCTCACTGGCCGCTAATGATACGGCAGGTCAGCAGCAGCTCAAGGTGGTATCTGTTCTTGGATCTGGGTGTCTTGGTAAAACTACACTTGCCAATGTGTTGTATGAAAGAATTGAGATGCAATTCGAATGCAGAGCTTTCATCCGAGTGTCCAGAAAGTCTGATATGAAGAGACTTTTCAGTGACTTGTTCTCGCAACTCCACAAGAAGCAGCCACTACCTGCCAGCTGTAATGAGCTTGGCATCAGCGACAATACCAGCAAACATCTGCAACATAAAAG GTATCTAATTGTTATTGATGATTTGTGGGATGCATCAGTGTGGGATATTATTAAATATGCTTTTCCAAATGGAAACTGTGGCAGCAGAATAATAATAACTACACAGATTGAAGATGTTGCATTAACATGTTGCTGTGATCATACAGAGCATGTTTTCGAGATGAAACCTCTCGATGATGCTCACTCAAGAATGCTATTCTTTAACAGGCTTTTTGGTTCGGAAAATGACTGTCCAGCAGAATTCAAACAAGTTTCAAACGAAATTATTGATATATGTGGTGGTTTGCCACTAGCGACAATGAACATAGCTAGTCATTTGGCGAACCAGCAAACAGCAGTTTCACTGGATTTGCTTACATACATACGTGATTCGTTGAGATCCCATTTGTGGTCAAGTTCTACTTCAGAAAGAACGAGACAAGTACTGACACTCAGCTACAATAATCTCCCTCATTATCTGAAGACATGTTTGTTGTATCTTCACATGTATCCAGAGGGCTCCATAATCTGGAAGGATGATCTTTCGATGCAATGGGTAGCTGAAGCCTCCATCGTTACACAAAAAGGGAAAGGGCAATATCAAGACCGGTTGAAGAAAGCTGCAGGAATCTGTTTTGATGAACTTATTGATAGAAGATTCATCCAACCTTCATATATCAACTACAACAATGAGGTATTGTCCTGTACGGTCCATGATGTAGTACGTGAACTTATTGCACACAAGTCTGCAGAAGAGAATTTCATTGTGGTAGTAGACTACAATCGAAAGAATATAGCACTTTCCCATAAGGTTCGCCGACTATCTCTCATCTTTGGTGATGCAAAATATGCCAAGACACCAGAAAACATCACAAAGTCACAGGTTCGATCACTCAGATTTTTTGGATTATTCGACTGTATGCCTTGTATTAGAGATTTCAAGGTTCTTCGTGTCCTAAATCTTCAACTATCTGGTCATTGTGGCCTCCATGACCCCATAGACCTCACTGGGATTTCAGAGCTGTTTCAGCTAAGATATTTGAAGATTGCAAGTGATGTTTGCATAAAACTACCAAACCATATACGAGGGCTGCAATGTTTGGAAACGCTGGATGTTATGGATGCAACAAGAGTCACTGCTATTCCATGGGATATTATACATCTCCCACACTTGTTCCACCTGGCTCTTCCGGTTGACACAAATCTGCTAGGCACCATGACTGATTCCGTCGTCAGTCTGTGGAGCCTTTGCAAGCTGAACTACCTGCAAGATCTTTATCTTACCATTTCTTCTACACCTTGTTCTGGCCATCCGGAGAAAAACATGGAATCTCTAGGCTCTTTACTAGAAGGACATGGCAGCCTGAAAAATATAGTCGTGTCTCATGGCCCATCGGTTAAAGATATTGTGGTTCCCGGTGCCTCAAAAGTAATCATTTCCTGGGATGACTTGGagcctccccctcttctccaGAGATTTGAATGCTCGCCACACAGCTGCGTCATATTTTCCCAAATTCCTAAATGGCTTAAAGAACTTGGTAACCTGTGCATTCTGAAGATGGCAGTAATGGAACTGCAGATGAGTTCTGTTGATATTCTCAGAGGATTGCCTGCCCTCATTGATCTGTCGCTGTATGTGCAGTGGGCACCAGGTGAAAGGATCATCTTTGACAAGGCGGCCGGGTTCTCAGTTCTCAAGTACTTCAAATTGAGGTGCACAAGTGGTATCCCGTGGCTAAAATTTGAGGCGGATGCAATGCCTAATCTCTGGAAGCTCACGCTAGGTTTCAATGCCATTCCCCGAATGGACCAACATCAACTAATCCGCATCGAGCATATGCCAGACCTTAAAGAGATCTCCGTAAAATTTGGGGGTGCAGCTGCTCATATAGAGTATGCCGTGAGGTCTGTCGTTAGTAATCATCCAAGAAATCCTACAATCAACATGCAATTGGTGAATTCTAGTTCCTATGGTGATGAAAGCACAGAACAGAGCCTTCCAATAAACTGGGCTCCCGAGTCATGTGCGGCCGATGCGGTTGCTGATGTGGAGCCACTCCGTCGCCTCTCTGACAACCTCGCCACAGCCTTCCACTCACCGGATGACTTCGCCTTCCTTGCCGATATGTGCATTGCCATGCCCGGCGCGCCCGACCTGCACGTGCACCGCTACATGCTCTCTGTGCGGAGTCCCTTCCTCCACGCATTCTTCGCACGCCGTGCCTCTGTGGAGGGCAACAGGTTGGAACTCTGGGAACTTCTGGGCGAGAAGGTGGAGGTCGGGTATGAGGCACTGCAGCTAGTGCTCGAGTACCTGTACAGCGCCCGCTTCCATGTCCTTCCCAGGCCGGCATGTGTCTGCGTCGACATGGATGGTTGCGCGCACGTCAGCTGCCACCCCGTCATCTCCTTCATGGTGCAGGTCCTCTTTGTTACATTCACCTTCCAGATCACCGAGCTCACCAACTACTTCCAG CGGCATCTCCTTGATGTCCTTGATGATGTTGAAGTGGATAACCTTCCATTGATATTATCTGTTGCAAACTTGTGCAATAAATCTTGCATGAAACTGCTCGATAGATGCCTTGAGATGGTAGTCCGGTCAAATCTTGAGATGATTACTCTTGAGAAAGCATTGCCTCCAGATGTTATGAAGCAAATTACTGATGCACGGCTAAGTCTTGGGTTAGTTTCACCTGAAGACAAGGGATTTCCTTACAAACATGCAAGAAGGATACTCAGAGCTCTTGACTCTAGTGATGTGGAGCTGGTGAGGATGCTGCTCAAGGAAGGGCAGACTAACCTTGATGATGCATTTGCATTGCACTATGCTGTAGAACATTGTAACTCAAAGATCACAACTGAACTTCTGGACATTGCACATGCAAATGTCAATCACAGAAATCCAAGAGGTTATACTGTTCTTCACATTGCTGCCAGGCGAAGAGATCCTAAAATTCTTGTCTCTCTTTTAACCAAAGGTGCTCGGCCTTCTGATCTTACATTTGATGGAAGAAAAGCAATTCAAATAGCAAAGAGACTCACAAAACATAGGGATTACTTTGGGATTACTGAAGAAGGAAAACCGTCTCCTAAAGATAGGTTATGCATTGAGGTACTGGAGCAAGCTGAAAGATGGGATCCACAAGTTGGAGAAGCATCGGTTTCTCTTGCAAGGGTTGGTGACTGTGAACCTGGAAAGTTGTTGTACCTTGAAAACCGAG TTGGTTTGGCAAGGATACATTTTCCAGTCGAGGCAAGAGTAGCAATGGACATTGCTCAACTGGATGGTACTTCGGAATTTATCCTTGGTTCTAGTGCAGATCCACCTCCAGAGATACAACAGGCAACTGTTGATCTAAATGAAACTTCTTTGATAATGAATGACGAACACTTGGCTCGGATGAGGGCCCTCTCCAAAACAG TTGAACTTGTTAGGCGCTTCTTTCCGCGTTGTTCGAATGTGCTGGACAAGATCATGGATGATGAATCTAAGCTGGCTTCTCTCGGAAAAGAAGCATCCATGGAGAAGAGGAGGTTCCATGACGTGCATGACTCGCTTCAGAAGGCATTCAGCGAGGACAAGGAGTCGTCTTGTTTGACAAGTTTATAG